The following coding sequences lie in one Anas platyrhynchos isolate ZD024472 breed Pekin duck chromosome 15, IASCAAS_PekinDuck_T2T, whole genome shotgun sequence genomic window:
- the SSTR5 gene encoding somatostatin receptor type 5 codes for MDPLYFPSTLSMDASSSDLNSSLLTNVTENGTLSEQPPFKYIHKVLIPIFYILVCAVGLSGNTLVIYVVLRYAKMKTVTNIYILNLAIADVLFMLGLPFLATQNAISYWPFGSFLCRLVMTVDGINQFTSIFCLTVMSMDRYLAVVHPIKSTKWRRPRVAKLISMTVWTFSFLVVLPVFIFSDVQEDFHTCNMNWPEPVNIWSAAFIIYTSVLGFFGPLLVICLCYLLIVIKVKSSGIRVGSTRRRRSERKVTRMVVIIVVVFVFCWLPFYMMNIVNLIFILPEDPVLVGVYFFVVVLSYANSCANPILYGFLSDNFKQSFQKVLCLRKGNGVEDGDPIEHRQENSSRLQESMLTQRNIEFNGHMQTSKV; via the coding sequence ATGGATCCTTTATACTTTCCCAGCACATTGAGTATGGACGCTAGTTCCAGTGACCTGAATTCCTCACTGCTGACAAATGTGACAGAGAATGGGACACTCTCAGAGCAGCCTCCATTCAAATACATCCACAAAGTCCTGATTCCCATCTTCTACATCCTTGTATGTGCAGTTGGACTCAGTGGCAACACATTGGTCATTTACGTGGTTTTGCGCTATGCCAAGATGAAGACCGTCACCAACATTTACATCTTGAATTTGGCCATTGCTGACGTCCTCTTCATGCTGGGCCTGCCCTTCCTGGCCACCCAGAATGCCATCTCCTACTGGCCCTTTGGCTCCTTCCTGTGCAGGCTGGTTATGACTGTAGATGGTATTAACCAATTCActagtattttttgtttgactGTGATGAGCATGGACCGCTACCTGGCAGTAGTTCATCCCATTAAATCAACCAAGTGGAGACGTCCCAGGGTGGCCAAGCTCATCAGTATGACTGTCTGGACATTCTCGTTCCTGGTGGTGCTTCCAGTCTTCATCTTTTCAGATGTGCAGGAAGACTTTCACACCTGCAACATGAACTGGCCAGAGCCTGTCAACATCTGGTCGGCAGCATTCATCATTTACACGTCGGTCCTAGGGTTTTTTGGTCCTTTGTTGGTGATCTGTCTGTGCTACTTGCTGATTGTGATTAAAGTCAAATCTTCAGGGATCCGAGTTGGGTCTACAAGGCGCAGGAGATCAGAGAGGAAGGTGACCAGGATGGTGGTGATCATCGTGGTCGTCTTTGTGTTTTGCTGGCTCCCATTTTACATGATGAACATTGTCAATTTGATATTTATACTGCCAGAAGACCCTGTGCTGGTAGGGGTGTACTTCTTCGTGGTGGTCCTGTCCTATGCAAACAGCTGTGCCAACCCCATTCTTTATGGATTTCTTTCTGACAACTTCAAGCAGAGTTTTCAGAAAGTCCTTTGCCTCCGAAAGGGCAATGGTGTAGAGGATGGTGACCCCATTGAACACAGGCAAGAGAACAGCAGTCGCCTGCAGGAATCCATGTTAACCCAGAGAAATATTGAATTCAATGGACATATGCAGACTAGCAAGGTGTAA